The proteins below are encoded in one region of Tomitella fengzijianii:
- a CDS encoding peptidoglycan D,D-transpeptidase FtsI family protein, which yields MTLMLVAVVGKLMWVQVVRAPELSAQSASQRTVTTKLPATRGDIVDTNGKPLAYTVDARALTFQPARVRDELTEAHTKDPEAPTVEEYIDDAVAMISAELGDQVDARELRKEMSSGKQFVYLARQVDPRKASKITSEFGKIGSDPDNIREYPGGALAANIIGATRWDGSGLVGLESSMQSMLAGTAGSKTYDRGSGGDVIPGSVRDVHPAQNGSTVELTIDSDLQYFVQDAVQKAKDASGAQNVSALVLDADTAQVLAMSNDNTFDPSIGVGDPANDHAELGNISVTTPFEPGSVNKIITASAAIEYGLTTPEEVLQVPGSITMDGVTVADAWPHGVAPYTTTGIFGKSSNVGTLMLAQRVGQDRFAEMVKKFGLGQRTGVGLPGESAGSVPPEDQWSAGTFANLPIGQGLSMTLLQMADMYQTIANDGLRVPPRIVEKVVGPDGQVTTPEAPDPVRVVSPETASTVRDMFRAVVQDDGGNQRGTGVPAAVEGYQVSGKTGTAQQIDPDCGCYSNSEYWITFAGMAPTQDPRFVVAVMMDRPRRSADGSGGMSAAPLFHDIASWLLQREQVPLSPPAPKLILQAG from the coding sequence ATGACGCTGATGCTGGTGGCGGTGGTGGGCAAGCTGATGTGGGTGCAGGTGGTACGCGCACCCGAGTTGTCCGCGCAGTCCGCGAGTCAGCGCACGGTGACGACCAAGCTTCCGGCCACCCGCGGCGACATCGTCGATACCAATGGCAAGCCGCTCGCCTACACCGTCGACGCACGGGCGCTGACGTTCCAGCCCGCGCGAGTGCGCGATGAGCTGACCGAGGCCCACACGAAGGACCCGGAGGCGCCGACGGTCGAGGAGTACATCGACGACGCGGTGGCGATGATCAGCGCCGAACTGGGCGACCAGGTGGACGCGCGCGAGTTGCGGAAGGAGATGAGCTCCGGCAAGCAGTTCGTCTATCTCGCGCGTCAGGTGGACCCGCGCAAGGCCTCGAAGATCACCTCGGAGTTCGGCAAGATCGGCAGCGACCCGGACAACATCCGGGAGTATCCGGGCGGCGCGCTGGCCGCCAACATCATCGGCGCCACCCGATGGGACGGCAGCGGACTGGTCGGGCTGGAATCGTCCATGCAATCGATGCTGGCCGGAACCGCGGGGTCGAAGACCTACGACCGCGGCTCGGGGGGCGACGTTATCCCGGGGAGCGTGCGCGACGTGCACCCGGCGCAGAACGGGTCCACGGTCGAGCTCACCATCGACTCCGACCTGCAGTATTTCGTCCAGGACGCCGTCCAGAAGGCCAAGGACGCCTCCGGCGCGCAGAACGTTTCCGCCTTGGTGCTCGACGCCGATACCGCGCAGGTGCTCGCCATGTCGAACGACAACACGTTCGATCCGTCGATCGGCGTGGGCGACCCGGCCAACGACCACGCCGAACTGGGCAACATCTCCGTGACCACTCCGTTCGAGCCGGGCTCGGTGAATAAGATCATCACGGCGTCGGCGGCGATCGAGTACGGGCTCACCACCCCGGAGGAGGTGCTGCAGGTGCCGGGCTCGATCACGATGGACGGGGTCACCGTGGCGGACGCGTGGCCGCACGGTGTAGCGCCCTACACGACCACCGGCATCTTCGGCAAGTCCTCGAACGTCGGCACCCTGATGCTGGCGCAACGCGTCGGGCAGGATCGTTTCGCCGAGATGGTCAAGAAGTTCGGGCTCGGTCAGCGCACGGGGGTGGGCCTGCCCGGCGAGAGCGCCGGCTCCGTGCCGCCGGAGGACCAGTGGTCGGCGGGGACGTTCGCGAACCTGCCGATCGGCCAGGGCCTGTCGATGACGCTGCTGCAGATGGCCGACATGTACCAGACGATCGCCAACGACGGGCTTCGCGTGCCGCCGCGGATCGTCGAGAAGGTCGTCGGGCCCGACGGGCAGGTGACGACGCCCGAGGCTCCGGATCCGGTCCGCGTGGTCAGCCCGGAGACGGCGAGCACGGTGCGCGACATGTTCCGCGCCGTGGTCCAGGACGACGGCGGAAACCAGCGCGGTACGGGCGTGCCCGCTGCGGTCGAGGGATATCAGGTGTCGGGGAAGACGGGCACGGCCCAGCAGATCGACCCGGACTGCGGGTGCTATTCCAACTCCGAATACTGGATCACCTTTGCAGGTATGGCTCCTACGCAGGATCCGAGGTTCGTCGTGGCGGTGATGATGGACCGGCCGCGACGCAGCGCGGACGGTTCCGGCGGCATGTCCGCTGCGCCGCTGTTCCACGACATCGCCTCGTGGCTGCTGCAGCGGGAGCAGGTGCCGTTGTCACCGCCGGCGCCCAAGCTCATCCTGCAGGCCGGATGA
- the ftsW gene encoding putative lipid II flippase FtsW: MSFHLVVTVTALLTLSGLAMVLSASSVASYTEDGSAYSMFNSQLMYSIIGAMLFYLAMRLPVSWVRRLATPSIGIALLLLVLVLVPGIGVEVQGARRWIDLGPFSLQPSEVMKLVLVIWGAHILTRGKTMPGLLGDPRLRLGFVSVLTFALVMLQPNLSTTIALAIIVGALLWFSGLSVKSFAVLAAICGALALVLGLSAGYRVERIQSFLNPSSDPQHGGYQALQAKFSLADGGLFGRGPGQSRSKWNYLPNSHNDFIFAIIGEELGLIGCLVVIALFVLFAYAGLRIMLRSADPFLRLLVAGVTAWTISQAFINIGYVVGLLPVTGLQLPLISAGGSSTTVTLAAFGLMANAARHEPEAVAALRSGRESRLPKLLRLPLPEPYRPERSGLVGAATRGERAQRAQQHMRRQRAEAAARAGGPRSGQVRGSQAARESRARQARGTHGRPVGGTPYRRGGAAPGGSSAKHGGAGTPGRGDPGRTGAGARRPQGAPSQFQRGGPESRKRGDRW, translated from the coding sequence ATGTCGTTCCACCTGGTCGTCACCGTCACGGCTCTGCTGACCCTGTCCGGCCTGGCGATGGTGCTCTCCGCGTCCAGCGTGGCCTCGTACACCGAGGACGGCTCGGCGTACAGCATGTTCAACAGCCAGCTGATGTACTCGATCATCGGGGCGATGCTGTTCTACCTGGCGATGCGTCTTCCCGTGTCCTGGGTGCGCAGGCTCGCCACGCCGAGCATCGGCATCGCGTTGCTGCTGCTCGTGCTGGTCCTCGTCCCCGGCATCGGCGTCGAGGTCCAGGGAGCCCGCCGCTGGATCGACCTGGGGCCGTTCTCGCTCCAGCCGTCCGAGGTGATGAAGCTGGTCCTGGTGATCTGGGGCGCGCACATCCTCACGCGCGGCAAGACGATGCCGGGCCTGCTCGGCGACCCGCGGCTGCGGCTCGGCTTCGTCTCGGTGCTCACGTTCGCGTTGGTGATGCTGCAGCCGAACCTCTCGACGACGATCGCCCTGGCGATCATCGTCGGCGCGCTGCTCTGGTTCTCCGGGCTGTCCGTCAAGTCGTTCGCGGTCCTGGCCGCGATCTGCGGCGCGCTGGCACTGGTGCTGGGGCTCTCCGCCGGGTACCGCGTCGAGCGCATCCAGTCCTTCCTCAACCCGAGTTCGGATCCGCAGCACGGCGGCTATCAGGCGCTGCAGGCCAAGTTCTCCCTGGCGGACGGGGGCCTGTTCGGCAGAGGGCCGGGCCAGAGCCGTTCCAAGTGGAACTACCTGCCCAACTCCCACAACGACTTCATCTTCGCGATCATCGGCGAGGAACTGGGTCTGATCGGCTGCCTCGTCGTCATCGCGTTGTTCGTGCTGTTCGCGTACGCCGGATTGCGGATCATGCTCCGCTCGGCCGACCCGTTCCTGCGGCTGCTCGTCGCCGGCGTCACCGCGTGGACCATCTCGCAGGCGTTCATCAACATCGGCTACGTGGTGGGCCTGCTGCCGGTCACCGGCCTGCAGCTGCCGTTGATCTCGGCCGGCGGTTCGTCGACGACCGTCACCCTCGCAGCGTTCGGGCTGATGGCCAACGCGGCCAGGCACGAGCCGGAGGCGGTCGCCGCACTGCGGTCCGGCCGCGAATCACGGCTGCCGAAGCTGCTGCGGCTGCCGCTGCCGGAGCCGTACCGGCCGGAGCGCAGCGGACTTGTCGGCGCCGCGACCCGGGGTGAGCGGGCACAGCGCGCCCAGCAGCACATGCGTCGGCAGCGGGCCGAGGCCGCGGCGCGCGCCGGCGGGCCCCGGTCCGGTCAGGTGCGCGGGTCCCAGGCTGCGAGGGAGTCGCGGGCCCGCCAGGCCCGCGGCACCCACGGCCGTCCGGTCGGCGGAACACCGTATCGTCGGGGTGGAGCGGCGCCCGGCGGATCGTCGGCCAAGCACGGCGGAGCGGGGACGCCCGGGCGCGGCGATCCCGGCCGCACAGGTGCGGGTGCACGCAGGCCGCAGGGTGCGCCGTCGCAGTTCCAGCGCGGCGGCCCTGAAAGCAGGAAGCGAGGAGACCGGTGGTGA
- a CDS encoding UDP-N-acetylmuramoyl-tripeptide--D-alanyl-D-alanine ligase encodes MIPMTLAQVADAVGGRLADVPDPHAKVTGTVEFDSRKVTPGGLFLALRGARSDGHDHAAAAAEAGAVAVLAARAVGVPAIVVEPRPDLVVAGAATFDNDVDGSAAAVLDALGRLAGRSVTELAAAGLDVIGVTGSSGKTSTKDLIAAVLRPLGPVVAPPGSFNNELGHPWTALHADESTRSLVLELSARGVGHIRRLAEIAPPRIGVVLNVGTAHLGEFGSREAIAQAKGELVESLPAAADGGVAVLNADDTRVAAMASRTAARVVTVGLSASADIRAADVVLDGEARAAFTLECAAGSAPVTLAVHGEHQVGNALAAAAVGLECGASVPQVAAALSAAHASSARRMDVRTRPDAVTVINDSYNANPDSVRAALRALAAMSRNAPEHGVPMPPRGKRRTWAVLGEMAELGDDAIVEHDAIGRAAVRFDVSKIVAVGSSRTMEALHKGAVMEGSWGDEAMLVADADAALALLRAEVEPGDIVLVKASQAVGLWSVAESLLAQEGEHR; translated from the coding sequence GTGATTCCGATGACGCTGGCGCAGGTCGCCGATGCAGTGGGCGGGCGGCTGGCCGATGTGCCGGACCCGCACGCGAAGGTGACGGGCACCGTCGAGTTCGACTCCCGCAAGGTGACGCCGGGCGGGCTGTTCCTCGCCCTGCGCGGGGCCAGGTCCGACGGCCACGATCACGCGGCCGCCGCCGCCGAAGCGGGGGCGGTCGCGGTGCTTGCTGCGCGCGCGGTGGGGGTGCCGGCCATAGTCGTGGAACCGCGCCCCGACCTCGTCGTCGCCGGCGCGGCGACCTTCGACAACGATGTGGACGGTTCGGCCGCCGCGGTTCTCGACGCGCTGGGGCGGCTCGCGGGGCGGAGCGTGACGGAATTGGCCGCGGCGGGACTGGACGTCATCGGCGTCACCGGCTCGTCGGGCAAGACCTCCACCAAGGACCTCATCGCCGCCGTGCTCCGGCCGCTCGGCCCGGTCGTGGCGCCGCCCGGGTCCTTCAACAACGAACTCGGGCACCCGTGGACCGCGCTGCATGCCGACGAGTCCACCCGGTCGCTGGTGCTGGAACTGTCCGCACGCGGTGTCGGGCACATCCGCAGGCTCGCGGAGATCGCGCCGCCGCGGATCGGCGTGGTGCTCAACGTCGGCACGGCCCACCTCGGTGAGTTCGGCTCCCGCGAGGCCATCGCGCAGGCCAAGGGCGAGCTGGTCGAGTCGTTGCCGGCCGCGGCGGACGGGGGAGTGGCAGTACTCAACGCGGACGACACCCGCGTCGCCGCGATGGCTTCGCGGACTGCGGCCCGGGTGGTCACCGTGGGCTTGTCGGCGTCCGCCGACATCCGCGCCGCCGACGTCGTCCTCGACGGTGAGGCGCGGGCCGCGTTCACCCTGGAATGCGCGGCGGGGTCCGCGCCCGTGACCCTCGCGGTGCACGGCGAGCACCAGGTGGGCAACGCGCTGGCCGCGGCGGCCGTCGGCCTTGAATGCGGCGCAAGCGTGCCGCAGGTGGCGGCGGCGCTGAGCGCAGCCCACGCCTCCTCGGCCCGGCGGATGGATGTGCGCACCCGCCCGGACGCGGTCACGGTCATCAACGACTCCTACAACGCCAACCCCGACTCCGTGCGGGCGGCGCTGCGCGCCCTCGCCGCGATGTCGCGCAACGCGCCCGAACACGGCGTGCCGATGCCGCCGCGCGGCAAACGGCGCACCTGGGCGGTGCTCGGCGAGATGGCGGAGCTAGGCGACGACGCGATCGTCGAGCACGATGCGATCGGGCGCGCCGCGGTGCGTTTCGACGTGTCGAAGATCGTGGCGGTGGGCTCGTCCCGCACCATGGAGGCGCTGCACAAGGGCGCCGTCATGGAGGGGTCCTGGGGCGACGAGGCGATGCTGGTCGCGGACGCCGACGCCGCGCTCGCTCTGCTGCGCGCCGAGGTGGAGCCCGGCGACATCGTGCTGGTGAAGGCATCCCAGGCGGTCGGATTGTGGTCGGTCGCGGAGTCGCTGCTGGCGCAGGAGGGGGAGCACCGGTGA
- the murD gene encoding UDP-N-acetylmuramoyl-L-alanine--D-glutamate ligase, whose amino-acid sequence MTAPVHHAGGPADPRELAGRSVLVAGAGVSGRSAARALNALGASVTLVDDGAVAEPGVHSAADAAAAVSGHALVVTSPGWRPGNALAAAAESAGVPVWGDVELAWRCDRAQVYGPARRWLAVTGTNGKTTTTSMLHSILQAAGVPSAACGNIGLPILDALAAERRVDVLAVELSSFQLHWAPSVVPDAAVVLNIAEDHLDWHGGMDAYTHAKAQVLRGRVAVVGLDDPVAAGLRGVSTAGRTVGFRLGPPAPGELGVRDGVLVDCAFAARGSEDPVVLVAADRIVPGGAAGVLDALAAAALARAAGVGRDAVAAGLEAHTVGPHRAALVATVGGVEYVDDSKATNPHAALASIAGRRSVVWIAGGLLKGASVDDLVAAVAPRLAGVVLMGRDRAVIADALSRHAPDVPVTEVLAREDDEVIGSSNPSRAGTGSVVTGPPAADSDVMDVVVSAAAGYARAGDTVLLAPAAASMDMFRDYADRGDRFAAAVTRLHPGG is encoded by the coding sequence GTGACGGCGCCCGTCCACCACGCGGGCGGGCCGGCGGATCCGCGGGAGCTGGCGGGACGTTCCGTCCTCGTCGCGGGTGCGGGCGTCTCCGGCCGGTCCGCCGCGCGGGCCCTGAACGCTCTCGGGGCGTCCGTGACGCTGGTGGACGACGGCGCCGTGGCGGAGCCGGGCGTGCACAGCGCCGCCGACGCCGCCGCGGCGGTGTCCGGCCACGCACTGGTGGTGACCAGTCCCGGTTGGCGGCCGGGCAACGCGCTGGCCGCCGCGGCCGAGAGCGCGGGCGTGCCGGTGTGGGGCGACGTCGAATTGGCATGGCGCTGCGACCGGGCGCAGGTGTACGGGCCCGCGCGCAGGTGGCTTGCGGTCACCGGCACCAACGGCAAGACCACCACCACGTCGATGCTGCATTCGATCCTGCAGGCGGCGGGCGTCCCGTCCGCGGCCTGCGGGAACATCGGACTTCCGATCCTGGACGCGCTGGCCGCCGAGCGCCGGGTGGACGTGCTGGCCGTCGAACTGTCGTCCTTTCAACTCCATTGGGCGCCGTCGGTGGTGCCGGACGCCGCAGTGGTGCTCAACATCGCCGAGGATCACCTCGACTGGCACGGAGGCATGGACGCCTATACGCACGCCAAGGCGCAGGTGCTGCGCGGTCGGGTCGCAGTGGTGGGACTCGACGACCCGGTCGCGGCCGGGTTGCGCGGCGTGTCCACGGCCGGGCGGACGGTCGGTTTCCGGCTCGGGCCGCCGGCCCCCGGGGAGCTGGGTGTGCGCGACGGAGTGCTCGTGGACTGCGCGTTCGCCGCCCGCGGATCCGAGGACCCCGTCGTGCTCGTCGCCGCGGACCGCATAGTGCCGGGCGGAGCCGCGGGCGTCCTCGATGCGCTGGCGGCGGCCGCCCTCGCCCGGGCCGCCGGCGTCGGACGGGACGCGGTCGCCGCGGGGCTCGAAGCGCACACGGTCGGTCCGCACCGCGCCGCCCTGGTCGCCACCGTCGGCGGCGTCGAATACGTCGACGATTCGAAGGCGACGAACCCGCATGCCGCCCTCGCCTCGATCGCCGGGCGCCGCAGTGTGGTGTGGATCGCCGGCGGCCTGCTCAAAGGCGCGTCCGTGGACGATCTGGTCGCCGCTGTGGCGCCGCGGCTCGCCGGCGTCGTGCTGATGGGCCGTGACCGCGCTGTGATCGCGGACGCCCTCTCGCGACACGCGCCCGACGTCCCCGTCACCGAGGTCCTGGCGCGCGAAGATGACGAGGTGATCGGTTCGAGCAACCCGTCCCGCGCGGGCACGGGATCCGTCGTGACGGGACCTCCCGCTGCGGACTCCGATGTGATGGACGTAGTCGTCTCCGCCGCCGCCGGATACGCGCGCGCGGGGGACACGGTCCTGCTCGCGCCGGCCGCGGCTTCGATGGACATGTTCCGTGACTACGCCGATCGCGGCGATCGGTTCGCCGCCGCCGTGACGCGACTCCACCCGGGCGGGTGA
- the murG gene encoding undecaprenyldiphospho-muramoylpentapeptide beta-N-acetylglucosaminyltransferase: MTGSDARLSVVVAGGGTAGHVEPALAVADAVSELAPGTRVTVLGTERGLETTLVPERGYPLELIPPVPLPRKPSADLARLPGRLRQSVRRTRAVLDSCQADVVVGFGGYVALPAYLAARPGLVGGRRRTPVIVHEANASAGLANKVGARGADRVLAAVPGSGLPRAEVVGIPLRRAITDLDRGALRAQARASFGLDPDAPTVLVFGGSQGAHSLNTAVTEAARDLSAAGIGVLHAHGPKNSVSVERAEGGPDYVAVPYITRMDLAYAAADAVICRAGAMTVAEVSAVGLPALYVPLPHGNGEQELNALPVVESGGGMLMRDSELSAQAVLDRLVPLLRDRSRLSAMSDAAGDAGHRDSARRIARIVVETARGGAAGEVPDGDVAADGDRRGGASVGEGESGGRYLKGQDR, from the coding sequence GTGACCGGATCGGATGCCAGATTGTCCGTCGTGGTGGCGGGCGGCGGGACGGCCGGCCACGTCGAGCCCGCGCTCGCCGTGGCGGATGCGGTGTCCGAACTCGCCCCGGGGACGCGGGTCACCGTGCTCGGTACCGAACGCGGTCTGGAGACCACGCTGGTGCCCGAGCGCGGCTACCCCCTCGAGCTCATCCCGCCGGTCCCGCTGCCGCGGAAGCCCAGCGCCGATCTCGCCCGGTTGCCGGGGCGGCTGCGGCAATCGGTGCGCAGGACGCGCGCCGTCCTCGACAGTTGCCAGGCCGACGTGGTCGTGGGCTTCGGGGGATATGTCGCTCTGCCCGCCTATCTGGCGGCGCGGCCCGGCCTCGTCGGCGGGCGCCGGCGCACACCCGTCATCGTGCACGAGGCGAACGCGAGCGCGGGCCTGGCCAACAAGGTGGGGGCACGCGGGGCGGACCGCGTGCTCGCGGCGGTCCCCGGCTCGGGCCTGCCGCGCGCGGAGGTCGTGGGGATCCCCCTGCGCAGGGCCATCACCGACCTGGACCGCGGCGCACTGCGCGCGCAGGCACGGGCCAGCTTCGGGCTGGATCCGGATGCTCCCACCGTGCTCGTCTTCGGTGGCTCGCAGGGGGCGCATTCGCTGAACACGGCCGTAACGGAGGCGGCCCGCGACCTGTCGGCCGCGGGCATCGGCGTGCTGCATGCGCACGGGCCCAAGAACTCCGTCAGCGTGGAGCGCGCCGAGGGCGGCCCGGACTACGTCGCGGTGCCGTACATCACGCGGATGGACCTGGCCTACGCGGCGGCGGACGCGGTGATCTGCCGCGCAGGCGCGATGACCGTCGCCGAGGTGTCCGCGGTGGGGCTGCCGGCCCTGTACGTACCGCTGCCGCACGGCAACGGGGAGCAGGAGCTCAACGCGCTTCCGGTGGTGGAGTCGGGCGGCGGGATGCTGATGCGGGACTCCGAGCTGTCGGCGCAGGCGGTGCTGGACCGCCTGGTGCCGTTGCTGCGCGACCGGTCGCGTCTCTCCGCGATGTCGGACGCGGCGGGCGATGCCGGTCACCGCGACAGCGCCCGGCGGATCGCCCGGATCGTCGTCGAGACCGCCCGCGGCGGCGCGGCCGGTGAGGTGCCGGACGGTGACGTCGCCGCAGACGGGGACCGAAGGGGTGGAGCCTCCGTGGGCGAGGGCGAATCCGGTGGGCGCTACCTGAAGGGGCAGGACCGGTGA
- a CDS encoding UDP-N-acetylmuramoyl-L-alanyl-D-glutamate--2,6-diaminopimelate ligase yields MAEELGSGRLRPAHPPRTALADVCAAAGIDPATIAPVAGATPGDPARVTVTGVGLRAQDTAAGDLFAALPGSRVHGAAFVAEAVSRGAAAVLTDPAGARMIEDAGAADAVALLVHEDPRAVLGAVSSTVYGDPSHAVALIGVTGTAGKTTTSYLVEAGLMAAGHRVGLIGTVETRIDGRRTPSSLTTPEAPDLQALLAVMVEQGVDAVVMEVSSHALALGRVDGCSFAVAGFTNLSQDHLDFHRDMEDYFAAKGRLFAPGSGVRAAAAVVCVDDRWGRRMAELARSEPPVSTATVCTESEAAGESQTNVAAEWYAGESAVDRTGAQHFAVRGPGGRESAVTLPLPGRFNVANALVAFAILDAVGVGVGTAAGGLASVAVPGRLERIDRGQPFLAVVDYAHKPGALEAVIATLRAQTSGRLAVVVGAGGDRDAGKRPLMGAVAARGADLVVVTDDNPRGEDPATIRAALLEGAREAARDGGGAEVREEGDRAAAIDLVAGWARAGDTILVAGKGHEAGQNVAGLIHPFDDRDVVAAAIGRHAPPAAMDGAGDPARRSNTMAENEGDE; encoded by the coding sequence GTGGCAGAGGAACTGGGTTCAGGGCGGCTGCGCCCCGCGCACCCGCCGCGTACGGCGCTGGCGGATGTGTGCGCGGCGGCGGGCATCGACCCCGCGACGATCGCTCCGGTCGCCGGCGCCACGCCGGGCGACCCGGCGCGGGTGACGGTCACGGGCGTGGGACTGCGTGCGCAGGACACGGCCGCGGGAGACCTCTTCGCCGCACTTCCCGGCAGTCGCGTGCACGGGGCCGCCTTCGTTGCGGAGGCCGTGTCCCGGGGCGCGGCCGCGGTGCTGACCGACCCTGCGGGCGCGCGGATGATCGAGGACGCCGGTGCCGCGGACGCGGTCGCGTTGCTGGTGCACGAGGATCCGCGTGCAGTGCTGGGGGCGGTCTCCTCGACGGTCTACGGCGATCCGTCGCATGCCGTCGCCCTCATCGGCGTGACGGGGACGGCAGGCAAGACGACGACCTCCTATCTGGTGGAGGCCGGCCTGATGGCCGCCGGACACCGCGTGGGCCTGATCGGCACGGTGGAGACCCGGATCGACGGCCGCCGGACGCCGAGTTCGCTCACCACCCCCGAGGCTCCCGACCTGCAGGCATTGCTGGCGGTGATGGTCGAGCAGGGGGTGGATGCGGTGGTCATGGAGGTGTCCAGCCACGCGCTGGCGCTGGGGCGCGTGGACGGTTGCTCCTTCGCGGTCGCGGGGTTCACCAACCTGTCGCAGGACCACCTCGACTTCCATCGCGACATGGAGGACTACTTCGCGGCCAAGGGGCGCTTGTTCGCCCCCGGCTCCGGTGTGCGCGCAGCTGCGGCGGTCGTGTGCGTGGACGACCGGTGGGGCCGCCGCATGGCGGAACTGGCACGGTCCGAGCCGCCCGTGTCCACGGCGACGGTGTGCACGGAGTCGGAGGCGGCGGGGGAGTCGCAGACCAACGTGGCCGCCGAGTGGTACGCGGGGGAGTCCGCCGTGGACAGGACCGGTGCGCAGCACTTCGCGGTGCGCGGGCCCGGCGGCCGCGAGTCCGCCGTGACGCTGCCGCTGCCGGGCCGGTTCAACGTCGCCAACGCGCTCGTGGCATTCGCGATCCTCGACGCGGTCGGTGTCGGCGTGGGAACGGCCGCCGGGGGGCTCGCGTCGGTCGCGGTACCCGGCAGGCTGGAGCGCATCGACCGCGGCCAGCCCTTCCTCGCCGTGGTCGACTACGCGCACAAGCCCGGAGCGCTGGAGGCCGTGATCGCCACGTTGCGGGCGCAGACGTCCGGGAGGCTCGCCGTGGTGGTGGGCGCGGGCGGAGATCGCGACGCGGGCAAGCGGCCGCTCATGGGCGCGGTCGCGGCCCGGGGGGCGGACCTGGTCGTGGTCACCGACGACAACCCGCGAGGCGAGGACCCGGCGACGATCCGGGCCGCGCTGCTCGAGGGCGCGCGCGAGGCAGCGCGGGACGGCGGCGGTGCCGAGGTCCGAGAGGAAGGCGACCGCGCCGCGGCGATCGACCTGGTCGCGGGCTGGGCGCGGGCGGGTGACACGATCCTGGTCGCCGGCAAGGGGCACGAGGCCGGTCAGAACGTGGCCGGCTTGATCCACCCGTTCGACGACAGGGACGTGGTGGCGGCGGCGATCGGGCGGCACGCGCCGCCGGCCGCAATGGACGGCGCCGGCGATCCGGCGCGACGGTCGAACACGATGGCGGAGAACGAGGGCGACGAGTGA
- the mraY gene encoding phospho-N-acetylmuramoyl-pentapeptide-transferase translates to MRLILISGGVALLVAILLTPLLIKVFSRQGFGQEIRVEGPESHRAKRGTPTMGGVAIIVGMWAGYGCAHLVGIALEAEGPSASGLLVLGLATVLGIVGFLDDFLKVRNQRNLGLNKTAKTVGQLIAAVIFAVLVLRWVYTEGDAALSYVRDIDTVTMNSVVFVVFCLVLVSAWSNAVNFTDGLDGLAAGAMSMVLGAYVIITFWQYRNACSRSDAEAAVGCYHVDQPLDLALIAAAAGAACLGFLWWNAAPAKIFMGDTGSLALGGLIAGLSVTTKTELLAVVLGALFVAEAASVVIQIAVFRTSGRRVFRMAPFHHHFEMGGWPETTVIIRFWLLAGIASAVGLALFYGEYLTAVGS, encoded by the coding sequence GTGAGACTGATCCTCATCTCCGGCGGCGTCGCGCTGCTGGTCGCGATACTTCTGACGCCGCTGCTGATCAAGGTGTTCTCGCGTCAGGGCTTCGGCCAGGAGATCCGGGTGGAGGGCCCGGAGAGCCACAGGGCCAAGCGGGGCACCCCGACGATGGGCGGCGTCGCGATCATCGTCGGCATGTGGGCCGGTTACGGGTGCGCGCACCTGGTCGGCATCGCATTGGAGGCCGAAGGACCCTCCGCGTCGGGGCTGCTGGTGCTCGGGTTGGCGACGGTGCTGGGTATCGTCGGCTTCCTCGACGACTTCCTCAAGGTGCGCAACCAGCGCAATCTCGGCCTGAACAAGACCGCCAAGACCGTGGGCCAGCTGATCGCGGCCGTCATCTTCGCGGTGCTCGTCCTGCGCTGGGTGTACACCGAAGGCGACGCCGCACTGTCGTACGTCCGGGACATCGACACGGTCACCATGAACAGCGTCGTATTCGTCGTCTTCTGCCTGGTGCTGGTCAGCGCGTGGTCCAATGCGGTCAACTTCACCGACGGCCTCGACGGCCTCGCGGCGGGCGCCATGTCCATGGTGCTGGGCGCCTACGTGATCATCACGTTCTGGCAGTACCGCAATGCGTGCTCGCGGAGCGACGCCGAGGCCGCGGTGGGCTGCTACCACGTCGATCAGCCGCTGGACCTGGCGCTGATCGCCGCCGCCGCGGGCGCCGCCTGCCTGGGATTCCTGTGGTGGAACGCCGCGCCGGCCAAGATCTTCATGGGCGACACCGGATCGCTGGCGCTCGGCGGCCTCATCGCCGGACTGTCGGTGACCACCAAGACCGAGCTTCTCGCCGTCGTACTGGGCGCGCTCTTCGTCGCGGAGGCCGCATCCGTGGTCATCCAGATCGCGGTGTTCCGTACCAGCGGGCGCCGCGTGTTCCGGATGGCTCCGTTCCACCACCACTTCGAGATGGGCGGTTGGCCGGAGACCACGGTGATCATCCGTTTCTGGCTGCTCGCGGGCATCGCAAGTGCGGTCGGGCTTGCGCTGTTCTACGGCGAGTACCTGACGGCGGTCGGCTCGTGA